A part of Chloroflexota bacterium genomic DNA contains:
- a CDS encoding DegV family protein encodes MSDYVLTCCSTADMPNSYFDDREIPYVCFHFTMDGVTYPDDLGQSMPFDQFYRKLAEGSESTTSQVNVAEYKAFFEPFLKKGLDILHISTSSGISGSYNAAIIARTELKAQYPAREIEIVDSRGASSGYGLFMDTLADKRDNGASFDELHQYALDNRLFIHHWFFSTDLSFYIRGGRISKTEGMVGTLLHICPLMNMDADGHLVPREKVRSKKKVIQRIVQKMTEHAKDSLDYSGKCFISQSACFEDARAVADLIEGSFPHLNGKVRINDIGTTIGSHTGPGTVALFFIGDERK; translated from the coding sequence ATGAGTGACTATGTATTGACCTGCTGTTCGACAGCGGATATGCCCAATAGCTATTTTGACGACCGAGAGATCCCCTATGTCTGCTTCCATTTCACCATGGATGGCGTGACCTATCCTGATGACCTCGGTCAGTCAATGCCATTCGATCAGTTTTACAGAAAGCTGGCCGAAGGTTCCGAATCAACGACCTCTCAGGTGAATGTGGCAGAATACAAAGCCTTCTTTGAGCCTTTCCTGAAAAAAGGCCTGGATATTTTGCATATCAGCACCTCATCAGGCATTTCCGGCTCGTATAACGCTGCCATAATCGCACGCACCGAACTGAAGGCCCAATATCCTGCAAGGGAAATTGAGATTGTCGATTCGCGGGGAGCGTCTTCAGGTTACGGCCTCTTTATGGACACACTGGCCGACAAACGGGACAACGGTGCCTCCTTTGATGAGCTGCATCAATATGCCTTAGATAACCGGCTTTTCATCCATCACTGGTTCTTTTCAACGGACCTCTCGTTTTATATCCGAGGGGGACGAATCTCAAAGACCGAAGGCATGGTAGGAACGCTATTACATATATGTCCGCTGATGAACATGGACGCAGACGGACACCTTGTCCCGCGCGAAAAGGTCCGCTCCAAAAAGAAAGTGATCCAGCGAATCGTGCAGAAGATGACGGAACACGCCAAAGACAGCCTGGACTACAGCGGAAAATGCTTCATCTCCCAATCCGCATGTTTCGAGGACGCCAGGGCCGTTGCAGATTTGATCGAGGGCTCATTCCCACACCTGAATGGCAAAGTGCGGATCAATGACATCGGGACAACCATCGGTTCCCATACTGGCCCCGGTACAGTGGCGCTGTTCTTCATTGGAGATGAACGAAAATGA
- a CDS encoding helix-turn-helix transcriptional regulator, with translation MDTKSIIANNLIELRKSKKWTQIELAERLNYSDKAISKWERAESLPDVIVLQQIADLFSVSVDYLLEEKHNKKADLSSTGNKHQQRNHLVITLLSTMLVFLIATIVFVILGLLSVSVPIWMVYIYAIPVACIVLIVFNSIWGKGTWNYVFISMLLWSLLLAIYLTFMEQKSWLIFLIGIPGQLIILLWTRLKFIRK, from the coding sequence ATGGATACAAAATCAATAATTGCAAACAATTTAATTGAGCTAAGAAAATCGAAAAAGTGGACGCAGATTGAGCTTGCTGAAAGATTGAATTATTCAGATAAGGCGATCTCAAAATGGGAACGGGCTGAGTCACTCCCGGACGTGATCGTGCTTCAACAAATTGCCGATTTATTTTCAGTATCCGTGGATTATCTGCTTGAGGAGAAGCACAACAAGAAAGCGGATCTATCTTCAACGGGGAATAAGCATCAGCAGCGCAACCATCTTGTGATCACACTGCTTTCCACCATGCTGGTGTTCCTAATCGCTACCATCGTCTTCGTCATCTTAGGTTTGTTATCCGTCAGCGTTCCAATCTGGATGGTGTACATCTATGCCATTCCTGTGGCTTGCATCGTGCTGATCGTGTTCAATTCGATTTGGGGGAAGGGTACTTGGAATTATGTTTTTATCTCGATGCTTCTGTGGAGCTTGTTGCTAGCGATCTATCTGACTTTCATGGAACAAAAAAGCTGGCTGATCTTCCTGATTGGCATCCCTGGACAACTGATCATCTTGCTTTGGACGCGATTGAAATTCATTCGTAAATAA
- a CDS encoding alpha-amylase, which translates to MTEQTYTPDWVKNAIFYQIFPDRFAKSDSLEKPTYIEPWDAPPTRLGFKGGDLLGVYEKLDYLQDLGINAIYFNPIFMSTVNHRYHTYDYWHVDPILGENPIFYMLLNEAHARGMHIVLDGVFNHASRGFFQFNHILDNGEKSPYLDWFHVYGFPMNAYQGKPNYSCWWNLPALPQFNTDNPQVRKFLFEVAKHWIEQGADGWRLDVPFEIKDESFWRQFRAATKLANPDAYLVGEIPSEAQDWLQGDMFDGVMNYQFSAALVGFFGTGYRDEAMISGMMGLPEVPVLDAKAFLERVKVLLEIYPRQNVLAQLNLLDSHDMPRFLSMVSENKDIFRLATLFQMTYPGAPCIYYGNEIGMSGGRDPENRAPFPWHDESKWDHELRNAIKTYAHLRLDHPVLRTGEFVPVYGEGRTIAFLRHLGRERVLVAINAGGVPWDINIPVTPHLAEGMVVEDLLGGGGAIVEDGHLRKAVIPPWQGAVFSPTA; encoded by the coding sequence ATGACAGAGCAGACATACACACCTGACTGGGTCAAAAACGCGATCTTTTACCAAATATTCCCCGACCGATTTGCAAAATCCGATTCACTTGAAAAACCTACCTATATTGAACCCTGGGACGCTCCTCCCACCCGTCTGGGCTTTAAAGGCGGCGACCTGTTGGGAGTCTATGAAAAACTGGATTACCTGCAGGACCTGGGGATCAATGCGATTTATTTCAACCCGATCTTCATGTCCACCGTTAACCATCGCTATCATACATACGACTACTGGCATGTGGACCCGATCCTCGGGGAGAATCCAATCTTTTATATGCTATTGAATGAGGCCCACGCCCGCGGGATGCATATTGTGCTGGATGGGGTTTTCAACCATGCCAGCCGGGGCTTTTTCCAGTTCAACCATATCCTGGATAACGGCGAAAAATCACCTTACCTGGACTGGTTCCATGTCTATGGCTTCCCGATGAACGCTTATCAGGGCAAGCCGAATTATTCCTGCTGGTGGAACCTGCCCGCTCTGCCGCAATTCAACACCGATAACCCTCAGGTGCGCAAATTCCTCTTTGAGGTGGCCAAGCACTGGATTGAACAGGGCGCGGATGGCTGGCGGCTGGATGTCCCCTTTGAAATCAAGGACGAGTCCTTCTGGCGCCAGTTCCGGGCCGCCACCAAACTGGCGAACCCCGATGCTTACCTGGTGGGGGAGATCCCCTCTGAGGCGCAGGACTGGCTGCAAGGTGATATGTTTGACGGCGTGATGAATTATCAATTCTCGGCAGCATTGGTCGGCTTTTTCGGCACGGGTTATCGCGATGAGGCGATGATCTCAGGCATGATGGGCCTGCCGGAGGTGCCGGTGCTGGATGCCAAGGCATTCCTGGAACGGGTGAAAGTGCTGCTGGAGATTTACCCCCGGCAGAATGTCCTGGCTCAACTGAACCTGCTGGACAGCCACGACATGCCCCGATTCCTCTCGATGGTCAGTGAGAACAAGGACATCTTCCGACTGGCGACACTTTTCCAGATGACCTATCCCGGAGCGCCCTGCATTTATTATGGCAACGAGATCGGGATGTCCGGTGGGCGGGACCCTGAGAACCGGGCGCCGTTCCCCTGGCATGACGAGTCGAAATGGGACCACGAGCTGCGCAACGCGATCAAGACCTATGCCCATCTGCGGCTGGATCATCCCGTGCTACGTACCGGTGAGTTTGTGCCGGTGTATGGCGAAGGCCGCACGATTGCCTTTTTGCGCCATCTGGGCCGCGAAAGGGTGCTGGTGGCGATCAATGCAGGTGGTGTGCCCTGGGATATCAATATCCCCGTCACGCCGCACCTGGCGGAGGGTATGGTGGTGGAAGATCTGTTGGGCGGCGGCGGTGCGATTGTGGAAGATGGACATCTCCGCAAGGCGGTCATCCCGCCCTGGCAGGGTGCGGTTTTCAGCCCCACAGCCTGA
- a CDS encoding class I SAM-dependent methyltransferase, with protein MTKKLLDIITTASQVRSGLAETTEAYRLFNGFYEGCPGLVLDRYANTLVILDHGLTADSEVSFDELTDWALSSKFGTDTILLKQRQAKDTASRNGRLLAGSALPKQITEDGIPYALDLQMNQDAGFYLDTRNLRRWLREQADGKKVLNTFAYTGSFGVAAGVGGAIEVIQTDLDQKFLEFALKSWQLNELDSTKTRILPGDFFKVSDRLRRQERLFDIVILDPPFFSTTAAGRVDWQNQTTRLINKVRPLVGHGGKLVVINNSLFLPGEDFMAELQALCESEYLSFGKIIPIPADITGTPKTIVDTPPADPAPFNHPTKIAILDVARKDKRS; from the coding sequence ATGACAAAAAAACTCCTGGATATTATCACCACTGCCAGCCAGGTCCGATCAGGGCTGGCCGAGACAACTGAAGCCTACCGCCTGTTCAATGGGTTCTATGAAGGCTGCCCCGGCCTGGTTTTGGACCGCTACGCCAACACCCTAGTCATCCTCGATCATGGGCTCACAGCTGACAGCGAGGTTTCCTTTGATGAGCTAACGGATTGGGCACTCTCATCGAAATTCGGCACCGACACTATCCTGCTCAAACAGCGCCAGGCCAAAGACACCGCCTCACGCAACGGGCGGCTGCTGGCTGGCAGCGCCCTCCCAAAGCAGATCACCGAAGATGGCATTCCCTATGCCCTCGACCTCCAAATGAACCAGGACGCCGGGTTCTATCTTGATACCCGCAATTTACGCCGTTGGCTGCGGGAGCAAGCGGATGGTAAGAAGGTGCTGAACACCTTTGCCTATACCGGCAGTTTCGGGGTAGCCGCGGGCGTTGGTGGCGCGATTGAGGTTATCCAAACCGATCTGGATCAAAAATTCCTCGAATTCGCTCTCAAATCATGGCAATTGAACGAATTAGACTCTACCAAGACTCGAATTCTGCCAGGTGATTTCTTCAAAGTGAGCGACCGTCTGCGCCGGCAGGAGCGTCTCTTTGATATCGTGATCCTCGATCCCCCTTTCTTTTCAACCACCGCTGCCGGACGTGTGGACTGGCAAAATCAAACCACCCGACTGATCAACAAAGTGCGCCCCCTGGTGGGACATGGCGGCAAGCTGGTGGTGATCAATAACAGCCTTTTCCTGCCTGGGGAGGATTTCATGGCGGAGCTGCAAGCCCTTTGCGAATCGGAATACCTATCATTCGGAAAGATCATCCCCATCCCTGCGGACATCACCGGAACACCAAAAACCATCGTCGACACACCCCCTGCGGACCCCGCGCCTTTCAACCACCCCACCAAGATCGCCATACTTGATGTGGCTCGCAAAGATAAAAGAAGCTGA
- a CDS encoding ZIP family metal transporter: MIAFLEQYSPIIQALFGTLFTWGMTAVGAGMIFFTKQVSRKLLDGMLGFASGVMIAASYWSLLAPAIEMSEGLDVPSWVPATVGFLIGGGFLFAVDKLLPHLHQSLDTSYKEGLKSSWQRSVLLVTAITLHNIPEGLAVGVAFGAASAGLGDAGLASAVALAIGIGIQNFPEGLAVSAPLRREGWKLGKAFVFGQASGIVEPIAAVIGAAATLIMRPILPYALAFAAGAMIYVVAEELIPESKREGHSDIPTIGVMLGFAVMMLLDVALG; this comes from the coding sequence ATGATCGCTTTTTTGGAACAATATTCGCCGATTATTCAGGCTTTATTTGGTACTCTTTTTACCTGGGGAATGACCGCGGTTGGGGCAGGGATGATCTTCTTCACCAAACAGGTGAGTCGAAAATTATTGGATGGGATGCTGGGCTTTGCTTCGGGCGTGATGATCGCCGCCAGTTATTGGTCGCTGCTCGCCCCGGCCATTGAAATGTCAGAAGGGCTGGATGTGCCCTCCTGGGTGCCCGCAACCGTCGGTTTCCTGATTGGTGGGGGCTTCCTTTTTGCGGTGGATAAGCTGCTGCCGCACTTGCACCAGAGTCTGGATACATCCTATAAGGAAGGTTTGAAGTCATCATGGCAGCGCAGTGTGCTGCTGGTGACGGCAATCACCCTGCATAACATCCCGGAAGGTCTGGCAGTTGGGGTGGCTTTTGGCGCTGCCTCAGCTGGCCTGGGAGATGCGGGTTTAGCTTCGGCTGTAGCTCTTGCCATTGGCATTGGCATTCAGAACTTCCCCGAGGGGTTGGCAGTGTCCGCACCTCTAAGGCGCGAGGGCTGGAAGCTGGGGAAGGCATTCGTGTTTGGTCAGGCATCTGGCATTGTTGAGCCGATTGCTGCAGTGATTGGTGCAGCAGCTACTCTGATCATGCGGCCGATCCTGCCCTACGCGCTGGCCTTTGCGGCAGGCGCAATGATCTATGTGGTGGCTGAGGAGCTGATCCCCGAATCCAAACGGGAAGGACACTCGGATATCCCCACGATTGGTGTGATGCTCGGGTTTGCTGTGATGATGCTTTTGGATGTTGCTTTGGGATAG
- a CDS encoding class I SAM-dependent methyltransferase, giving the protein MNEQTQLLLIDLNRRFYDKFAASFSDTRNRAQPGVRQLVPDLLSAANILDVGCGNGTLACALIKSGYKGQYLGVDVSKGLLASARERVRPAEQGSYTFQQADLSDPDWANQFPTDRFDALVSFAVLHHIPGHTLQNQTAQAFHDLIGPDGWVAVSVWQWQNSPRLAKRVVPWSAAGLEPTDVDEGDVLLDWRASDQVGLRYVHTYSEASLNQLAESAHFKVTQSFLSDGKPGNLALYQTWRPL; this is encoded by the coding sequence ATGAATGAACAAACCCAACTACTCCTGATTGACCTCAACCGCCGCTTCTATGACAAGTTTGCCGCGTCCTTTTCGGATACCCGCAATCGGGCTCAACCCGGCGTCCGCCAACTGGTACCCGATCTCCTTTCTGCGGCCAATATTCTGGATGTGGGCTGCGGGAACGGCACCCTGGCTTGTGCCTTAATAAAAAGTGGCTACAAGGGGCAATATCTTGGGGTTGACGTCAGCAAAGGTCTGCTGGCTTCTGCCAGAGAAAGGGTACGCCCGGCTGAGCAAGGCAGCTATACCTTCCAGCAAGCGGACCTGAGCGATCCAGATTGGGCGAACCAGTTTCCCACGGACCGCTTTGACGCGCTGGTCAGCTTTGCCGTTTTGCATCACATTCCCGGGCATACCCTCCAAAACCAAACAGCCCAGGCTTTTCATGACCTGATTGGCCCCGATGGCTGGGTGGCAGTCTCCGTCTGGCAGTGGCAGAACAGCCCACGCCTGGCCAAGCGGGTGGTCCCCTGGTCAGCGGCTGGACTGGAACCGACGGATGTGGATGAGGGTGATGTTCTGCTGGATTGGCGTGCCAGTGACCAGGTTGGCCTACGCTATGTGCATACCTACTCCGAGGCCAGCCTGAACCAGCTGGCAGAGTCAGCCCATTTTAAAGTCACCCAGTCTTTCCTGTCCGATGGCAAACCGGGGAACCTGGCGCTCTATCAGACCTGGCGGCCCCTTTAG
- a CDS encoding site-2 protease family protein: MKWSINIGKISGIDLKIHLTFLILVLWVVVSGLTTGETSMETLMNFALVLALFFFVVLHEFGHALMARRFGIPTKDITLLPIGGLARVDHMPEEPLKEFLVAAAGPLVNVILAGVITGGLALSGFFTQTLTLNLIASNFWMQLLLANVTLVVFNVIPAFPMDGGRMLRALLALVMDRVKATKVAAGVGRGFAVLMGVLGMFFNTWLILTSIFVWWSAGAETQAETIKAGLDGLSVRDVLVNLFYQVEANQPLTTVYQLTASTGQRDMPVTSNGHYLGIIRQEDLKAALERLGTHAPAYAAIGVEPQGLDPKMSVNDMLPRFSECSTQPVIKDGQLIGLVTPQSVQQMIWLRDHNWPVDPRSPEDAPEKI, encoded by the coding sequence ATGAAGTGGTCCATCAATATCGGTAAAATTTCGGGGATTGACCTGAAAATCCACCTCACATTTTTGATTCTCGTGCTCTGGGTCGTCGTTTCGGGCCTGACCACAGGGGAAACATCAATGGAAACCCTGATGAATTTTGCCCTGGTACTGGCCTTGTTCTTTTTCGTCGTCCTGCATGAATTTGGGCACGCCCTGATGGCGCGCCGGTTCGGCATTCCAACCAAAGATATCACCCTCCTCCCCATTGGCGGCCTGGCCCGTGTGGACCATATGCCGGAGGAACCCCTCAAGGAATTCCTGGTGGCGGCAGCGGGACCTTTGGTCAATGTGATCCTTGCGGGGGTCATCACAGGCGGCTTGGCCCTTTCCGGTTTCTTCACCCAGACCCTAACCCTTAATTTAATTGCCAGCAATTTCTGGATGCAACTGCTATTGGCGAATGTCACCCTGGTTGTTTTCAATGTGATTCCCGCTTTCCCAATGGACGGCGGGCGGATGCTGCGGGCCTTATTAGCTCTGGTTATGGACCGGGTGAAAGCAACCAAGGTTGCTGCAGGTGTCGGCCGCGGGTTTGCCGTGCTGATGGGCGTGTTGGGGATGTTCTTCAACACCTGGCTGATCCTAACCTCCATCTTTGTCTGGTGGAGTGCAGGCGCAGAGACCCAGGCTGAGACGATCAAGGCTGGCCTGGACGGCTTATCGGTTCGGGATGTGCTGGTCAACCTGTTTTACCAGGTCGAAGCCAACCAGCCCCTAACCACTGTCTATCAACTCACGGCCTCCACCGGACAGCGGGATATGCCCGTGACTTCCAATGGGCATTATCTTGGTATCATCCGTCAAGAGGACCTCAAAGCAGCGCTAGAGCGCCTGGGCACCCATGCCCCGGCCTATGCAGCCATCGGCGTGGAACCCCAGGGATTGGACCCGAAGATGTCCGTAAATGACATGCTGCCCCGCTTCTCAGAATGCAGCACCCAGCCTGTGATCAAAGACGGACAACTGATCGGCCTGGTCACCCCTCAATCCGTGCAGCAGATGATTTGGCTGCGAGACCATAACTGGCCTGTAGATCCCCGATCTCCTGAAGATGCGCCTGAGAAGATCTAA
- a CDS encoding tRNA uridine(34) 5-carboxymethylaminomethyl modification radical SAM/GNAT enzyme Elp3, with translation MKAEAWQKKREYTEIELGLALEILKELKAGVDLHTAQRAHPKPDGGGFIPKHALVTVYRQMIESGDWDEDEALLKLIRMKPIRTLSGVTTVTVLTKYHPCPGNCIFCPQEDTLPKSYLSEEPGAKRGVENNFDPFFQVHNRIKALEAVGHPTDKIELLILGGSFSSYPRDYQEWFIRRCFDAMNDVAPGEDTSQETLAEAQQRNVNGTHRNVGLVVETRPDLVTKEELAWYRTLGVTKVQMGAQSMDDKILKLNHRGHTVQDTLDATALLRAGGFKIVLHWMPNLLGATPESDREDFQRLWGEGAVCPDELKIYPCQLLENTVLYEHWQRGEYHPYSEATLLDLITDNKTTVPRYCRINRVIRDIPSTYVVEGNKNTSLRQDIQREMKRRGTHCDCIRCREVRRLEVTGGAVSLHDLTYRPANAEEHFLSFDTEEDKLAGFLRLSLPEDTSVTGMADLDGAAIIREVHVYGQSLEVGEERAGIAQHSGLGTRLISEAELITKASGFDKLAVIAAVGTRGYYAGRGFELSDHYMIKHL, from the coding sequence ATGAAAGCAGAAGCCTGGCAGAAAAAACGTGAATACACTGAAATTGAACTTGGACTGGCTCTTGAGATCCTCAAAGAGCTGAAGGCTGGTGTGGATTTACATACCGCCCAGCGTGCTCATCCCAAACCGGATGGTGGGGGCTTTATTCCCAAGCATGCCCTGGTGACCGTCTATCGTCAGATGATCGAATCGGGGGATTGGGATGAAGATGAGGCCTTACTCAAACTGATCCGGATGAAACCGATCCGGACGCTATCCGGCGTAACGACCGTCACGGTGCTGACCAAGTACCATCCCTGCCCGGGCAACTGCATTTTCTGCCCTCAGGAGGATACGCTCCCCAAGAGCTATCTCAGTGAAGAGCCGGGGGCCAAGCGGGGAGTGGAAAATAATTTCGATCCCTTCTTCCAGGTGCATAACAGGATCAAAGCCCTGGAAGCCGTGGGCCACCCGACCGATAAGATTGAATTGTTAATCCTGGGGGGCAGTTTTAGCTCCTATCCCCGCGATTATCAGGAATGGTTCATCCGCCGCTGTTTTGACGCGATGAACGATGTGGCACCTGGTGAGGATACTAGTCAAGAGACTCTGGCCGAGGCCCAGCAGCGTAATGTGAACGGCACCCATCGCAATGTGGGGTTGGTAGTGGAGACCCGGCCGGATCTGGTGACCAAGGAAGAATTGGCCTGGTACCGGACATTGGGTGTGACCAAGGTACAGATGGGCGCGCAGAGCATGGATGATAAGATCCTCAAGCTCAATCACCGCGGCCATACTGTTCAGGATACGTTGGATGCAACAGCTTTGCTGCGAGCAGGGGGCTTTAAGATCGTCCTGCACTGGATGCCCAATTTGTTGGGTGCGACGCCTGAGAGTGACCGAGAAGATTTCCAGCGCTTGTGGGGTGAAGGTGCGGTCTGCCCGGATGAACTTAAGATTTATCCCTGCCAACTTCTGGAAAATACTGTGTTATATGAACACTGGCAGCGGGGTGAATACCATCCCTATTCCGAAGCGACCTTGCTGGATTTGATCACGGATAACAAAACGACCGTGCCGCGCTATTGCCGGATCAACAGGGTTATTCGGGACATTCCTTCCACCTATGTGGTGGAAGGGAATAAAAATACAAGCTTGCGGCAGGACATCCAACGCGAGATGAAGCGCCGGGGAACCCATTGTGACTGCATCCGTTGCCGGGAAGTGCGGCGGTTGGAGGTGACGGGTGGGGCGGTCTCGCTCCATGACCTGACCTATCGCCCAGCCAATGCAGAGGAGCATTTCCTGTCCTTTGATACCGAGGAGGATAAACTGGCGGGGTTCCTGCGCTTGTCACTGCCCGAGGATACCAGTGTGACGGGGATGGCGGATCTGGATGGCGCGGCGATCATCCGGGAAGTGCATGTCTACGGTCAGTCGCTTGAGGTTGGTGAGGAGCGGGCTGGGATTGCTCAGCACAGCGGTCTGGGCACTCGATTGATCTCCGAAGCTGAACTAATTACCAAAGCGAGTGGCTTTGATAAACTGGCCGTGATCGCAGCCGTCGGCACCCGGGGTTATTACGCTGGTCGAGGCTTTGAGCTGAGCGACCATTATATGATCAAACATCTCTAG
- a CDS encoding Bax inhibitor-1/YccA family protein: protein MSNEFNPLTGEYQDQHNLVELNDLQVDDVFKTVMRRVYLWMALGLLVTTGAALATVMTPLGNLVFSSIFVFYGLIFGELIMVMVLSAGIRKLHPAVAGALFFAYAGLNGITLSSIFLVYQLGSIGMAFFTAALLFGAMSLIGYSTKKDLSNWRGYLMMGLIGLVIASVVNIFLASSGMNWLISIIGVFLFLGLTIYDTQQIRRMTVQSMQMGDEAVEMKMGVLGALKLYLDFINIFLYLLRLFGRRRR from the coding sequence ATGTCAAACGAATTTAATCCACTTACGGGTGAATATCAGGACCAGCATAACCTGGTAGAGCTGAATGACTTACAGGTTGATGATGTTTTCAAGACCGTCATGCGGCGGGTGTACCTCTGGATGGCGCTAGGCTTGCTGGTGACCACCGGTGCGGCCCTGGCCACCGTGATGACCCCGCTGGGGAACCTGGTTTTCAGCAGTATTTTTGTCTTTTATGGCCTGATCTTTGGCGAATTGATCATGGTGATGGTGCTGAGCGCGGGGATTCGCAAGCTGCACCCTGCTGTGGCCGGTGCTTTATTCTTTGCCTATGCTGGGCTGAACGGGATCACGCTCTCATCGATCTTCCTGGTCTATCAGTTGGGCAGCATCGGGATGGCTTTCTTCACAGCTGCTCTTTTGTTTGGCGCTATGAGCCTGATTGGTTATTCCACCAAGAAGGACCTTAGCAACTGGCGGGGTTACCTGATGATGGGCCTAATTGGGTTGGTCATCGCTTCGGTTGTGAATATCTTCCTGGCCAGTTCCGGGATGAACTGGTTGATTTCGATCATCGGCGTGTTCTTGTTCCTTGGCCTCACGATTTATGACACCCAGCAGATCCGCCGGATGACCGTGCAGAGCATGCAGATGGGTGATGAAGCAGTTGAGATGAAGATGGGAGTCCTCGGTGCGCTCAAGCTCTATCTGGATTTCATCAATATTTTCCTTTACTTGCTGCGGCTTTTTGGACGGCGCAGACGGTAA
- a CDS encoding phosphatase PAP2 family protein — translation MKEWLKPLMKADASLSKRLRVPDHRHWLGIFLKFFAHSGDSWFWLAGLFIVWLFGSEAWRERAVFLGIGLTIMATVVIILKYTIRRPRPEGEWGQIYRITDPHSFPSGHAARSAALAVMACCAGPEWFALTVLLWAPWVGISRVMLGVHYVSDVVVGWLVGAAMGFAAIALEPVILRWFSWLVQLPLKLIH, via the coding sequence ATGAAAGAATGGCTGAAACCCCTGATGAAAGCTGACGCCAGTCTCTCCAAAAGGCTGCGCGTCCCGGATCACCGGCATTGGTTGGGTATTTTCCTCAAGTTCTTCGCCCATTCCGGCGATTCCTGGTTCTGGCTGGCCGGGCTGTTCATCGTGTGGCTGTTCGGTTCGGAAGCCTGGCGTGAACGAGCCGTGTTCCTGGGAATTGGGCTCACGATCATGGCAACCGTCGTTATTATCCTCAAATACACCATCCGCCGTCCCCGCCCGGAAGGTGAATGGGGCCAGATCTACCGGATCACCGACCCCCACTCCTTCCCCTCAGGGCACGCCGCTCGTTCAGCTGCCCTGGCTGTGATGGCCTGTTGTGCCGGGCCGGAATGGTTCGCCCTGACCGTCCTCCTCTGGGCGCCCTGGGTCGGAATCTCTAGGGTCATGCTGGGAGTGCATTATGTGTCCGATGTTGTCGTGGGCTGGCTGGTTGGTGCAGCAATGGGCTTTGCAGCCATTGCACTGGAGCCTGTGATCCTGCGCTGGTTTAGCTGGCTGGTTCAACTCCCCCTCAAATTGATTCATTAA
- a CDS encoding nucleotidyltransferase family protein, with protein sequence MALHAIVLGGGLLSPDDPLYDSAPKGHRSLIPIDGKPMAQWVIDALSASEAVQSITVMGLKADNGLHSPKPLDYLPDSGSLFENIKIGVLHAAELVPEQDKVIIASSDIPAIQIEMVDWLADQIPHNPNSLIYYNVIQKEIMEARFPQAGRSYVRLKDISVCGGDLNLIDQHLFTAERPIWKALAENRKHPLRQAGLLGLDNLLLVALHLVTLDKAVERICKRLEIKATALRCPYAEMAMDADKPHQLEILRQDLEGQQ encoded by the coding sequence ATGGCGTTGCATGCAATCGTTCTGGGCGGCGGATTGCTTTCACCTGATGATCCTCTGTACGATTCCGCACCTAAAGGCCATCGCAGCCTGATCCCAATTGATGGCAAACCAATGGCTCAATGGGTAATTGATGCCCTGTCCGCTTCAGAAGCTGTGCAATCCATCACAGTGATGGGTCTGAAAGCCGATAACGGGCTCCATTCTCCCAAACCTCTGGATTATCTACCAGATAGCGGCAGTTTATTTGAGAACATCAAAATCGGCGTCCTGCATGCTGCGGAACTCGTCCCGGAACAGGACAAAGTCATCATTGCTTCCTCTGATATCCCTGCGATCCAAATTGAGATGGTGGATTGGTTAGCGGATCAAATTCCCCACAATCCGAATTCTCTGATCTATTACAACGTGATCCAAAAAGAGATTATGGAGGCGCGCTTTCCCCAGGCCGGCAGGTCATATGTCCGGTTAAAGGACATCTCTGTCTGTGGCGGTGACCTGAACCTGATCGACCAGCACCTCTTTACGGCCGAACGACCCATCTGGAAAGCACTGGCTGAAAACCGCAAGCACCCTTTGCGTCAGGCAGGTCTGCTCGGATTGGATAACCTCCTGTTGGTCGCTCTACACCTGGTGACGCTGGATAAGGCTGTCGAACGGATTTGCAAGCGGCTCGAAATCAAGGCCACCGCGCTGCGCTGTCCCTATGCCGAAATGGCAATGGATGCTGACAAACCCCACCAGTTGGAAATTCTCCGGCAGGATCTTGAGGGCCAGCAATGA